In the genome of Hippoglossus hippoglossus isolate fHipHip1 chromosome 12, fHipHip1.pri, whole genome shotgun sequence, one region contains:
- the LOC117771989 gene encoding amyloid-beta A4 precursor protein-binding family A member 1-like has protein sequence MSHMYQGEVTEEPGEEHKAPPRNRTPNGTTRGEPPVRRSWRPCQMLNQDGEPNPLHHHHHHEHHNPQHHQPAAGRGPARHRRRPASGQAQSPDQVPEVASSRPEAGESREADPLPVPPLRPAVARYRRHGDPNPRLRGQTQRQPIREPQDSSHGEDEREGPAEVQLQQRSADDAVTDQSQDRASPHHTPVAVVTPTHLSPAPAAHNVQPHPQHTPHAEAEEDQKAACEEEVEEVKEKEEEQEQAEDDGDCCPATGNSGGGRDDVQAVDGGAEESAARVEEDQEEVMDDVAEDIAAQGSEITDLCSDTESAASLSMDGPLHSPPPLQSPTPPSSPDVPAFPQMDHFSEDASMSPVPDNDLPEDEDEDCSESCSLSHSTSCSESYPKTYADFYSESHQKSYPEPESYSEQQSHPNSFPEPLMSSYPELPREPCRASNRRTERHEAQQESSQEPFTSHREERVSPASPTKGSHHVPRQVRDRRSHHSPLDRSVGCRLHHYDGQSDGEGDSGRQSPIPKSHRRAPRQTEARDKSPSSGHSSSAEALEQLSVGGPPGEGGSRGSGDAISLAIKDIKEAIEEVKTKTVRSPYTPDQPVEPIWVMRQEVSPTEEVYSLQTATGRSSPKSPSQSEPESPSCYASGPVREQLSPRRPESSRSLHPQHYHQQHNPHHHQGHASQQRDAARPPQTYTQPQPYTAPGQQRQQQQRQQQQTLPPPQPRPQAEPQSPLQQPSAQEIRRSLPSFPTFVDVLGPCDPEDLIDGIIFAATYLGCTHLLSERTPTKSARMQQAQEAMSRVRAAQKQAKNRKKSPDAEAPSTAEVDLFMSTQRIKVLNADTQESLMDLPLRTISYIADIGNMVVLMARGKMVRSRSAQDNLDHAAEQTTMSQDDRRLYRMICHVFESEDAQLIAQSIGQSFSVAYQEFLRANGIDPEDLSQREYSDLLNTQDMYNDDLIHFSKSENCRDVYIEKQKGEILGVVIVESGWGSILPTVIIASMMHAGPAEKSGRLNIGDQIMTINGTSLVGLPLSTCQSIIKGLKSQSRIKMNIVRCPPVTMVLIRRPDLRYQLGFSVQNGIICSLMRGGIAERGGVRVGHRIIEINSQSVVATPHEKIVQILSNAMGEIHMKTMPAAMYRLLTAQEQPVYI, from the exons ATGAGCCACATGTATCAGGGAGAGGTGACGGAGGAACCAGGCGAGGAGCACAAGGCGCCTCCGAGGAACAGGACGCCCAACGGGACGACGCGCGGGGAACCTCCGGTGCGTCGCTCCTGGAGGCCGTGTCAGATGCTCAACCAGGACGGGGAGCCGAACCCcctccatcatcaccaccaccatgaGCATCACAATCCACAGCACCATCAGCCGGCAGCGGGTCGCGGACCTGCTCGCCACCGCCGGCGCCCTGCGTCAGGGCAGGCTCAAAGTCCTGATCAGGTCCCAGAGGTCGCGTCTTCCAGGCCAGAAGCAGGAGAGAGTCGGGAGGCCGATCCTCTTCCTGTGCCGCCGCTACGCCCTGCTGTAGCTCGCTATCGTCGTCATGGCGACCCTAACCCCAGGCTCAGAGGTCAAACACagaggcagccaatcagagagccgCAGGACTCGTCACATGGGGAGGATGAGAGGGAAGGTCCAGCGgaggtgcagctgcagcagcgctCTGCAGATGATGCCGTAACCGACCAATCGCAGGACAGAGCATCTCCTCACCACACTCCTGTTGCTGTGGTAACCCCCACCCACCTCTCACCTGCGCCTGCTGCCCACAACGTGCAACCTCACCCCCAACACACTCCACACGCCGAGGCGGAGGAGGACCAGAAAGCAGCGTgcgaggaggaagtggaggaagtgaaggagaaggaagaggaacagGAACAGGCGGAGGACGATGGAGACTGCTGCCCGGCAACAGGAAACTCCGGCGGCGGCCGTGACGACGTGCAGGCGGTCGACGGGGGAGCGGAGGAGAGCGCAGCGAGGGTGGAGGAGGAtcaggaggaggtgatggatgACGTGGCGGAGGACATTGCTGCTCAGGGAAGTGAAATCACAGATCTCTGCTCGGACACGGAGAGTGCGGCTTCGCTCAGCATGGACGGCCCCCTCCACAGCCCGCCGCCGCTCCAGTCCCcgactcctccctcctcccccgaCGTTCCTGCTTTTCCCCAAATGGACCACTTCAGTGAGGACGCCAGCATGAGCCCCGTCCCTGACAATGACCTCcccgaggacgaggacgaggattGCTCCGAGTCCTGCTCGCTGTCCCACTCTACTTCCTGCTCCGAGTCTTACCCAAAAACCTATGCAGACTTTTATTCCGAGTCCCATCAGAAGTCTTACCCGGAGCCTGAGTCCTACTCGGAGCAGCAATCACATCCCAACTCTTTTCCCGAACCTCTCATGTCCTCCTACCCCGAGTTACCCAGAGAACCGTGCAGGGCGTCCAACCGGAGGACCGAGCGTCACGAGGCCCAGCAGGAGTCCAGCCAGGAGCCGTTCACCAGCCATAGAGAGGAGAGGGTTTCCCCAGCCTCTCCCACCAAGGGCTCCCATCATGTTCCGAGGCAGGTCAGGGACCGCCGGTCCCACCACTCCCCTCTGGACCGCTCCGTCGGCTGCCGGCTGCACCACTATGACGGACAGTCCGACGGCGAGGGGGACAGCGGACGTCAAAGCCCCATTCCCAAAAGTCACCGACGTGCACCCAGACAAACTGAAGCCCGGGACAAGAGCCCCTCGTCCGGGCACAGCAGCTCGGCCGAGGCCCTGGAGCAGCTGAGTGTGGGGGGGCCCCCGGGGGAGGGAGGTTCCAGGGGCTCGGGAGACGCCATCAGCCTGGCCATCAAAGACATCAAGGAGGCGATTGAGGAGGTGAAGACGAAGACCGTACGCTCCCCCTACACCCCCGATCAGCCGGTGGAGCCGATCTGGGTGATGAGGCAGGAGGTCAGCCCCACGGAGGAGGTGTACTCGCTGCAGACTGCGACTGGACGT TCGTCTCCCAAATCGCCCTCTCAGTCCGAACCGGAGTCCCCGTCGTGCTACGCCTCAGGTCCAGTGAGAGAGCAGCTCAGTCCGCGCAGGCCCGAGTCGTCCAGATCCCTCCACCCCCAACACTACCACCAACAACacaacccccaccaccaccagggcCACGCGTCACAGCAGAGGGACGCCGCCAGGCCGCCGCAGACGTACACGCAGCCGCAACCATACACGGCGCCGGGTCAACagcgtcagcagcagcagcgacagcagcagcagacgctTCCCCCCCCACAGCCGAGGCCACAGGCTGAACCAcagtctcctctgcagcagccgtCCGCCCAGGAG ATTCGCAGatctcttccctcttttcccACATTTGTGGACG TCCTCGGACCATGTGACCCCGAAGACCTTATTGACGGCATCATCTTCGCCGCCACCTACCTGGGCTGCACCCACCTGCTGTCGGAGAGGACGCCGACCAAGAGCGCCCGCATGCAGCAGGCGCAGGAGGCCATGAGCAGAGTGAGG GCTGCTCAGAAACAGGCGAAGAACAGGAAGAAG AGCCCCGACGCCGAGGCTCCGTCCACCGCCGAGGTCGATCTGTTCATGTCCACGCAGAGGATCAAAGTCCTCAATGCCGACACTCAG GAGTCTTTGATGGATCTGCCTCTGAGGACCATCTCCTACATCGCCGACATCGGCAACATGGTGGTGCTGATGGCCCGGGGGAAGATGGTTCGATCCCGCAGCGCACAGGACAACCTGGACCACGCAGCCGAGCAAACCACCATGAGCCAGGACGACAGGCGTCTCTACAGGATGATCTGTCACGTGTTCGAGTCCGAGGAC gcTCAGCTGATCGCCCAGTCCATCGGGCAGTCGTTCAGCGTGGCCTACCAGGAGTTCCTCAGGGCCAACGGCATCGACCCCGAGGACCTGAGCCAGAGGGAGTACAGCGACCTGCTCAACACCCAAGACATGTACAACGATGACCTCATCCACTTCTCCAAGTCGGAGAACTGCAGAGAC GTTTACATCGAGAAGCAGAAAGGAGAGATCCTGGGCGTGGTGATCGTGGAGTCGGGCTGGGGCTCCATCCTCCCCACCGTCATCATCGCCAGCATGATGCACGCCGGGCCGGCAGAGAAGTCCGGCCGTCTTAACATCGGGGACCAGATCATGACCATCAACGGGACGAGTCTGGTGGGTTTACCGCTGAGCACCTGCCAGAGCATCATCAAG GGCCTGAAGTCTCAGTCCAGGATCAAGATGAACATCGTCAGGTGTCCTCCCGTCACCATGGTGCTGATTCGCAGGCCCGACCTCAGATACCAGCTGGGCTTCAGCGTCCAGAACGGCATC atctgCAGCCTGATGAGAGGAGGCATCGCCGAGAGAGGAGGCGTTCGCGTCGGTCACCGCATCATCGAGATCAACAGCCAGAGCGTCGTGGCAACGCCTCACGAGAAGATCGTCCAGATCCTGTCCAACGCCATGGGAGAG ATCCACATGAAGACGATGCCGGCGGCCATGTACCGTCTGCTGACAGCGCAGGAGCAGCCCGTCTacatctga